The sequence CCCGATTCTGCAAAAGCCGGTTCGCAACCAGATCAACCGCATGCGCCGGAAAGACGGGCACTACCGGATTATCGAATGGAATGCGATCGGGATCAATCACGTCGTGTATGGGTCGGCCCGCGACATTACCCAGCGGCAGGAGGTCGAGATGCAGTTGCGCGGCCTCAACGAACGCCTCAAGCTCGCCACTCAGGCGGCGGGTCAGGGCATCTGGGAGGTCGACGTGCAAACCAACCGGTTGTTCTGGGATGAGCGGGCCTACGAAATCTACGGCATCCCGACGAGCCAAACCACCGTTTACTTCGACGATTACCTGCGGTTGATTCACCCCGACGACCTGGCCGCTTTTTGGGCGCAATACAACCGCGACATCGAGGGCGACACCATTACCAACGTAGCCCGGATTATCCGGCCCGATGGCGAGCTCCGCTACATCAAGGTCAACGGCAACCTAATCCGGAACAAGCGGGGAGACGTCGTGCGGCATATCGGCGTCATCTGGGATGTCACGGAGCAGGTGCTGGCCGAAGAGGCGCTGCGCGAAAGTGAGCAGCGCTTTCGGGAGATTGCCGAGAATGTGGACGAAATCTTCTGGATTCATTCCGTGGAGCCCTTCCAGCTGCTCTACATCAACCCAACCTACGAGCGCGTGTGGCACCGAAGCTGCCAAAGCCTGTATAACGACACGTTCTCTTTTCTGCCGGGCGTTTACGAGGAAGACATGCCGATCGTCGGCAAAGCCATCACGCAATACTTGTCGGGCAAGGAGTCGCAGATCCAATGTCGCCGCAAAAACGCCGATGGCTCGCTGTCGTGGGTATCGGTCCGCACCTTCATTATCCGCAACGAAGCGGGTAAGCCCATCCGGCAGATCGGGATTGCCAACGACATTACCGACCAGAAAGAGAAAGAGCTACTACTCCAGCAGGCGCTCGTGCAGGAACAGCAGCTCAATCACCTTAAGTCGCAGTTTGTGTCGACGGCTTCGCACGAGTTCCGTACGCCATTGGCCACCATTCAGTCGAGCGTCGATCTCATCAAGCTGTACCTGAACGTACCTGACGCCAGCGCGTCGATTCAGAAGCACCTGGGTGTCATCGAAAAAGAGATTCTTCAGTTCAGCGGCCTGCTCACCGACATGCTGACCATCAGCCGCATCGAAGCCGGCAAAATACAGGTCAACCCGAAGCTGATTGACCCAATCTTGGTGGCGCAGAACGTCATCAACACCCATTTCAGCCAGCGGAGCGATCACCGTAGCGTCGATTTCACCGTTGAAGGCACGCCCTACCCCGTCTGTCTCGACGAAAAGCTGATGAGTCATGTCATCGTCAACGTGCTGTCGAATGCCTTCAAGTTTTCGAAAACCAACCCGACCCTGCGCCTGTCCTTTCAGGACGACAAACACCTGCTCATCCAGGTTACCGACACGGGCATCGGCATACCGACCAATGAGTTGTCGATGCTGTTTCAGGCTTTTTTCCGGGCCAGCAACGCCAATGGGGTGTCGGGCACCGGGCTGGGGCTGGTGATCTCGCGGCAGTTTGTCGAATTGCACGGTGGCCAGCTGACCATCCAGAGCGAAGAGAAAAAAGGCACCTGTTGCACCATTACCCTGCCCGTTGACGCACCCGAGGGGGCGTTTGGCGCCGATGAAGTTATCACACACCGCACGCTGTCTTAACAGCCGTTGAACCAATGGATACACTGATACTACTGATTGAAGACGATACTCAGATACGAGAGAATATCAAAGAATTGTTGACCCTGCGCGGGTTTCGGGTAGAAACCGCCAGCAACGGCCGGGACGGCATCAGCCAGGCCATGCTGCTGTCGCCCGATCTGATTCTGTGCGACATTATGATGCCCGACGTCAACGGCTATCAGGTGCTGGACGTGATTCGGGCCAACCGCGTCTTCGCCACCACGCCGTTTGTCTTCCTGACGGCCAAATCCGACCCCACCGATATCCGCTGGGGGATGAACCTGGGCGCCGACGATTACCTGACCAAACCCTTCACGTTCCAGAGTTTACTACATACCATCGAGAGCCGGCTGAAGCGGGAAGAGCTACGCAAGAGCGCGCTGAAGACGCAGATGGATACGTACCGCAGCACGCTCACATCGGTGGCCGCCCACGAATACAACACGCCCCTCACCGGCATCATCGGCTTTTCGTCTATCCTGGTCAACGACTACCAGCGGTACACCGCCGACGAAGCCGTTTCGATGATGACGATGATCAACCTGAGCGGATTGCGCCTGAAACGCTCCCTGGACAACAGTCGCCTGATGAATATCCTGACGAGCCTCGACCCCACCCAGAAAGCCTACGCCCACTTTTCGACGGGCAGCACGGTGGTGACCCACGAACTCGTTGAGCGCGCGATGCAGGCTGTGCAGCATCGGCTCGACCGGTCGGTGACGCATACGCTTGACGTACCAACCGCAACCCTGGGCCTATCGACCGAAAACCTGCGCATCTGCCTGGAAGAGCTGATCGACAATGCCGTTAAATTCTCCGATCAAACCCAGCCGATCCAGATCAGCGGTGGCCCCGATGGGGCGCTCTACCGCCTTACGTTCGTGAATAAAGGCCAGCCGTTCCGGTCGGAGTTTACGGCCCAGATAGCCCCGTACCAACAGTTCGAGCGTGGTCAATACGAGCAACAGGGCTTTGGCCTGGGGCTGGCCATCGTACAAAAACTCCTTGACCTCAACCAGGGGCGTCTGGCGATCGACAGCCCGGTCGAGGGCGAAACGATTGTAACGATCTGGGTACCCATGACTGGTGATTGACCATTGCGCGGAGGGGCAGACGCCGCCCGCGCAACGGTCAACCAGTAACGGCTAACGCCCACCGGCATCGTCGTTCTGCACTTTGCGGCTTTGCTTGCCGCCGGCGCTCATCTGGCCAAACCGCCACTCAAACGCCAGCCGCACCGAGCGCGTCAGGAAGAAAAAGCGGGTGTCCGACGTAAACGTGGGTGCCGACTGGCTGTTGGTCTGCGACACGCCCCGGTTGAACGGGTTGTTGACCCCCAGCGTAAGGCTCGCTTTTTTCGCCATCAGGTCGCGCTTCAGGGCGAATCCGTACCAGTAAAAACTGGTGCTGCGGCCCTGTAGGCTGATCCAGCCCGTGTTGGCATTGCCGTTGGCCTGCAGGGTGTAGTTGTGGGGCAGTTTGTAGGTGCTGCTCACGTTAAAATTGCCCACCAGCCCGCTGTTGCGCTGGTTCAGGCCGGGGCTGTTCAGGTCCACATACCGCAGGTCGGTACCGCCATTCAGCGTCCAGTTCTTGTTGGCCTGCCCCGACAGGTTGACGTTCAGGCCGTAGGCGCTGCGTTGAGCAATGTTTTCGGGCTTGCTCAGTGATACGCCCGCCTCGTCCACCGTCCGGATAAACTCGATGGCGTTGTTGGTCATGCGCCAGTAGAAAGCCGAGTTGATCGACAGCCCCGATTTCGTGCTCACGCTATGCCCCAGTTCGACGGCGTGGTTCAGCTCCGGGTTCAGGTAAGGGTTGCCGGTTTGCAGGTTGCGCGGATCGCTGGCATTGACCCAAGGGTTCAGAAACCAGAGTTGCGGTCGCTGTATCCGTTGGGTGTAACTGGCCTTCAGCGTGTGTGACTTGATTCCTTTCGAGATCGTTACGCTCGGAATCAGGTTCTGGTACTGCGTGGCCAGCGCCGTCTGGGTCGTCAGGAAATTACCGCTGATCTCGGTGCGCTCGAAGCGGGCACCCAGGTTGAGGTTCCACTTCTGCCTGGTTTCCACCCGAAGCGCCGTGTAGCCCGCGTAAATCTGCTGGTTGTAATCGAAATCATTCGACTGGCTCGGGTCGGCCACAAACGGCTGTTGCCCATCCAGCGATTGCTCTACCCGGTACTCGCTGCCAATGTCGCGCCGGATCGCCTTCACACCCACTTCTAGCTTCATCTGAGCCGTATCGCGGCGCATCCGAACCAGAAACGGGTGCGTATAGTCGGCCTGAAGCGTGTATTCCTTGTTGCGGCTGTAGTTGGTGCTACGCTGCCGATAACTCAGTTGCTCCACCTCGTTGATCGTGTAGCGGTCGGTATCGTAAAAGTAGTTGTCGGGCATCCGGCTAAACTGCGTCAGCAGGGTAAACTCTTTCTCCGACGTTACCCCGGCAGGTTTACGAAACGTTTTGGTATAGCCCAGATCGAACTGACTGTTGCCGTATGGATTGCGGAACCGGATGTCGTTGCGGAAGTATTGCAGCGTCGTGCCGGCCGGGTCGGTCAGGCGGTTGATGACCGAGCTATTGTTGGGGTACGAACCGCCCCAGGCGTTGGCCGAGAAGTTGATCCGGCTGGTCGAATCCGGGTCATAATCCAGGCTGAATTCGCCGTAGCCACCCGTGCCAGTGTTGTCGGCGTTGCTGTCCTGATACAGGTAGTTGAGGGGCTGTCCGTTCAGCAAGGTGGTGCGTAGCGTATGGGCCTCGCGGATGTTCCGAAACTGGTAGCCATTGGCCGAGAGCGAAACGCCCAGCTTTTTAGTCTTGAGCGCCAGTTTAGTGTTGGTGCTGCGGTTGAACGTACCCACCGACGCCATCACCGACCCGTTGAAACCCTGCAAGGCTTTTTTGGTGATGATGTTGATCACGCCCGCCGCGCCTTCGGCATCGTATTTGGCACCGGGGCTGGTAATGACCTCGATCGACTTGATGTTGTCGGCGGGCATCTGCTTCAGGGCGTCGGCCAGGTTACGCGCCATCATCGCCGACGGTTTCCCGTTGATCAGCACCCGGATGTTGCTGTTGCCCCGCATCTGAATGTTCCCGTCCAGGTCGAGGCTCAGCGACGGCACCTTGCGCAGCACGTCGGCCGCCGAACCACCCGCGTTGGAGATGTCTTTCTCGGCGTTGTAGATCAGCTTATCGCCTTTTTCCTCGATCAGCGCCTTCTGCGCCGTTACGGTCACTTCACCCAGCGTCCGGCTTTCCGAGCGCAACACGATAGCCCCCAGTTGCACGATCGGCTCATCGGCCGTCAGGGTGACGGGGTGGTTTTTAGTCCGGTACCCTACCGACGAGAGGCTTAGCGTGTAGCGCCCCAGCGGCAGAGTGGGCAACCGGAACGTACCGGCGCTGTCGGTGGTGATACCGGCGATGAGCCGGGCGGCATCGCGCACGGCCACCGTCGCGAAGGGGATCGGCTGCGTCGTTGCCGAGTCGATTAGCGACCCCGACAGGCTAACCGTGTGATCAGATTGGGCAACAGCATCCCCAACCCATAGCGCCAGAGCGGCTACAGCTAGAAAAAGTTTCATACGTGATTGATTGATAGTAAGCGATCCTGGCGCTACGTCGTCAGTGGACAGTCATGTTGTTGTCGATAACCGGTGTACTTCTTTGACCATTCATGACCAACACAGTGAGTAGACGAAGCCTGATGCCCAAAACTAAACGCAGCCTAAAGGCCTAGGTTGGCAATGGGACGAACCAGCCTGAAAATGGGATAAACCGAAATCCCTCGCCCTACCGGTGCACCTGAGGGGATTGACGTTACATGGGGAGAGATGCGATCTGCGCCCGAGCGTTGCACCATCCCGCAAAAAGGAGCACTTATTTTTCTTTCCGCAGAAACACGTTGTTGCTGATCGACTCCAGCCGGACCTCGGGGCCACCACTCAGCAGGGTGCCTTCCAGTTGGTAACCTACGATGGGGTGCTTTGGCCGTTTGCCTTTAAAGTCGATGGTCAGGTCAGAGTAGGCTTCGCCCGTGATGGTCTTCATCGACACGTTGGCGCCTTTCGAGCCGGGCCAGCTTACGTCAACAAACCCGCTGATCGACTTGGCCCAGACGGGGCTGGTCGCGCCCTGAATATCGATGTTGCCGTTGATCGTTTCGACGCGCAGGGCGGCCTGCCGCGGCAGCGTGACTTCGTAGTTGATGGTGCTGCAAACCGAATACGAACGCCCGTCCCGATCGGTGCTCCAGTTCGACCGCGTGCCGGGACAATCCTCGGCCCTCCCCTGTTTGATCAATTCCTTGTCAAAATCAGTCGTGAGCCGGACGGCCTGCGCATCAGACCCCGTCTCGACGGTCAGCGCGTCGTCCAGTTTACCGTTGTTGATCGTGGCCGCGATGCGCACCGACACCTCTGGCTTGTCCCAGTAATGTACCTGGATGTTCTCGCCAAACTTCAGGTTCAGGTGCACCGCCTGTCCCGAGGCCACAGGCAGCGTTTTCGTGATGATTTTTTGGGCAAAGACAGGCGCAACCAGCAGCCAGATCAGCAGAAAGAGGATTGAGTTTTTCATGGCAGACGAAGGAAAAAGGGTTGAGGAAAGACGTTATTTCTGCTTGCGGATGTAGATGTCGCTGCTGATGGTTTTCAGCTGAAGGTCAACGCCGCCGCCGTTGGTGGTGCCGTTGATGGCGTGGCCACCGCCCATGCGGGTCATACCGTCTTTTTTGTTCAGGCCCAGGTCGAAATCGGTATACATTTCGCCGGTGATCGAGCTGAGTTTAAAATTGGCTTTGGTCGATGCGGGCAGCGTCACGTCGATGGCACCGCTGATGGTCGAGATGGCGGTGGGCTTGCTTTGGTTCAGGGACGAATAGACCACCCTCACTTCTCCGTTGGTGGTATTGGCCACCACAGGCCCCGTTACGTTCAGCAGGTTGATATCGCCGTTTTTCGTTCGGATTTCCAGGTCACCCTCCACGTTTTGCACCGTGATATCGCCCTTATGCCAGTTGGTCTGTTCGTAGAGAATGGCCACTTTCTGCGGCACCCGAATGGTGTAGGGGATGTCTTTCCGCGTTGCTTTCTCCACGCGCATGACTCCGTTCTCCGAGGTGACCGACAGCCCGATACCGGTGTTGTCGACGGCCGAATTGTAGAGCGGGCGCAGGCCTTTGGCCCGTTCGGGCGGCGCTTCCAGCTTCGATGACGTCTGCACGATCAATTCGTTACCGTTATACCCTTCGACTTTCAGGTTACCGGCATCCAGCAGGATCATCACTTTCTGATCGCCGTTGTTGGCCAGTTTGGTTTTGTACTCCTGTGCGTAGGACACAGTCAGTTGGGCCAGGCAGCCAAGGCCCAGCAGCAGCATTTTTTTCATGATTTAACTAGTTGATTGTTAGTAGTTTATCTCGCCGTCGGCGGCAGACCGTTACGACGTCGACTTCGTGACTTTACTCAAGGCACCGATCCCTTCTTCGGCTTTGAGGCGGACCACGTCCAGCACCTGCTGGTTGCGGGCCAGCCACTGCATTTCCGTGGTCGCTCGTTTCTCTTTGATAGCCACCAGCGCGTCAATCAGCGTCAGTTGCACGTTGGGGTCTTTCTGGATGCGCAGCGACTGGATTAACGCCTCCCGAACCCCTTCCTCCCGCTCGAACCGCAGCAAGGCCTGGCAGGCCGCCAGCCTCACGTTGACGTTAGCGTCGAAGTTGAGCGTATTGATCAGCAACTGTGTGATTTCGCGGTCAGCCTGATCGAGTTCCGAACTCTGGTTGACGGCATGAATCCGGTCGCTGGCCGAGGTTTGCGTCATGGCGTCGAAGGCCAGCGCTTTCTTGATCGAATCGGCCTCCGGTGAATCGGTCTGTGGTTGGTCGGCGGCGGCTATTTCGGTGGCCACCGTCGGTTCCCATTGGGTGTAGTAGCGCCCACCCACGAAGCCCAGCAGCAGCAGCGTCACCCCGGCCGCGAGGCGCAGGCTCCAGCTCGTCAGCTGCCGCACGGGTGTGGTACGCTGCGGCCCGAGCTTCCGGTCCAGTTGAGCCACCAGATTGGTCGAGGGTTGCCCGGCCTGCGCCTCGGTTACGTACTCAAACAGGGGGGCGTGGGGCCGCAGGTGCTCGGGCAGGGGCTGGGTACGTTGGAAAAAATCGCGCAGCTGCCGTTCTTCGTCGAGGGTGGTTTCCCCGGCATAGTAGCGCGTCAGCAGGTCATCAATAGTTGGCTTCATAGTCGTTCAGTTTAACGTACCCATCGCGCAGCCGTTGCCGGGCTCGCGAGAGGGTCACGCGGATGGTGTTGATCGACAGCCCGGTTACCTGTTCGATTTCCTCGAAGGAATATTCCTCCACGTCGCGCAAGTGCAGCACCAGTTTCTGGGTATCGGGCAGTTGGTCGATCAGCCGCCGCAGCTGGCTGGCGCTGTCGGTCAGTTCCGCCTGCCGGTGCGGCGACAGCTGATCGGCGGCGACGCTTCCCAAATCGGCATTGTCGACGCCCTTCTGCCGGTCGTGGGCCTTCAGCCGATCCAGACAGAGGTTTTTGGTCATTTGTACGGCCAGGGCTTCCACGCTTTGATAGGTATCCAGTTGCTGTCGATTCGACCACAGGCGCAGCAGCACATCCTGCAACGCATCCTCGGCATCTTCGCGGTTGCGCAGAAACATCGTAGCCAGCCGGAAGAGTCGGTTCTGAACGGGTAAGATCCGTTGCTTAAACGCCTGTAGGTCCATCTCACTGGCAAAGACGACCGAACAAACCAAACATTACACCATCACCGAAAATTTTTCTTGAATAGCCGTCAGGTACGTTACCAGACAGATGGCATTCGTGTAAAATGGACTAGTCAACCGGCCGCCAGAGCCGTCGATCTATCGGTTGAATTTCCTGCCCAACCACTTGTATCTGTTCGAACAGCGCGTGAGCCGGATGCAAGATCACGTTGTAGGATAACGGAACCAGCACCGATGGCACCGCGACGCCCAGGGAATCGGGGTTGTTCAACCAGTCCTTAAGCCAGGTCTGCGTTCGCTCATAGGTATCGTCCTGCCAGTAGTCGGGAAGTTCGTTTCGATGGTAATAGCGAATGTCATCGGGCACCGCCAGCGAGAACACCCAGTAGGTGGGTAACTCTTCATAGCGAATAGCCGGGGCATGAGCCAGGGTTTCGACCAGACCTAGTTCGGGTGTCGATGTCGCATACAGCACGCCTACGCCTTTGGGATTCCAGCGCCCCCCAAACAGCCGACTGCCCGTTACCGATAGGGGCTCGTGGCGGTACTTATCCCGGATGATTCGATACAGCGTTGGCATAAGGCGACTCAGGCAGGCAGGCCGTAGTCAAGTCGACCCAGCACATCATCAACCAGCCCAAAGCCGGTCACCGTGTCCAGCAGTTGCAGCGGTGCCTGATTGGCCAGTTCGCGGATGGGTGTGCGTAGCCAGGTCAGCACCGTTGATTTCCGACCCTCAAACGTGTCCAGCGCGTGTAGTAAGAGGTTTCTCAACAGGAGCAACCGCTCCGAAGCATCTACCCCGAAGCGCTGGTCAGCGGTTAGGCGATGCAGGTTGCGGGGCGTCATGTTCAGGGCATAC comes from Fibrella aestuarina BUZ 2 and encodes:
- a CDS encoding hybrid sensor histidine kinase/response regulator, with protein sequence MDTLILLIEDDTQIRENIKELLTLRGFRVETASNGRDGISQAMLLSPDLILCDIMMPDVNGYQVLDVIRANRVFATTPFVFLTAKSDPTDIRWGMNLGADDYLTKPFTFQSLLHTIESRLKREELRKSALKTQMDTYRSTLTSVAAHEYNTPLTGIIGFSSILVNDYQRYTADEAVSMMTMINLSGLRLKRSLDNSRLMNILTSLDPTQKAYAHFSTGSTVVTHELVERAMQAVQHRLDRSVTHTLDVPTATLGLSTENLRICLEELIDNAVKFSDQTQPIQISGGPDGALYRLTFVNKGQPFRSEFTAQIAPYQQFERGQYEQQGFGLGLAIVQKLLDLNQGRLAIDSPVEGETIVTIWVPMTGD
- a CDS encoding antitoxin Xre/MbcA/ParS toxin-binding domain-containing protein — protein: MASQTHTPAGTSLSPFSLVQSSRQGQLRAEVDEVAALVGLTDKEMAYALNMTPRNLHRLTADQRFGVDASERLLLLRNLLLHALDTFEGRKSTVLTWLRTPIRELANQAPLQLLDTVTGFGLVDDVLGRLDYGLPA
- a CDS encoding RNA polymerase sigma factor; translation: MDLQAFKQRILPVQNRLFRLATMFLRNREDAEDALQDVLLRLWSNRQQLDTYQSVEALAVQMTKNLCLDRLKAHDRQKGVDNADLGSVAADQLSPHRQAELTDSASQLRRLIDQLPDTQKLVLHLRDVEEYSFEEIEQVTGLSINTIRVTLSRARQRLRDGYVKLNDYEANY
- a CDS encoding HEAT repeat domain-containing protein, with amino-acid sequence MKPTIDDLLTRYYAGETTLDEERQLRDFFQRTQPLPEHLRPHAPLFEYVTEAQAGQPSTNLVAQLDRKLGPQRTTPVRQLTSWSLRLAAGVTLLLLGFVGGRYYTQWEPTVATEIAAADQPQTDSPEADSIKKALAFDAMTQTSASDRIHAVNQSSELDQADREITQLLINTLNFDANVNVRLAACQALLRFEREEGVREALIQSLRIQKDPNVQLTLIDALVAIKEKRATTEMQWLARNQQVLDVVRLKAEEGIGALSKVTKSTS
- a CDS encoding DUF4097 family beta strand repeat-containing protein, producing MKKMLLLGLGCLAQLTVSYAQEYKTKLANNGDQKVMILLDAGNLKVEGYNGNELIVQTSSKLEAPPERAKGLRPLYNSAVDNTGIGLSVTSENGVMRVEKATRKDIPYTIRVPQKVAILYEQTNWHKGDITVQNVEGDLEIRTKNGDINLLNVTGPVVANTTNGEVRVVYSSLNQSKPTAISTISGAIDVTLPASTKANFKLSSITGEMYTDFDLGLNKKDGMTRMGGGHAINGTTNGGGVDLQLKTISSDIYIRKQK
- a CDS encoding TonB-dependent receptor domain-containing protein produces the protein MKLFLAVAALALWVGDAVAQSDHTVSLSGSLIDSATTQPIPFATVAVRDAARLIAGITTDSAGTFRLPTLPLGRYTLSLSSVGYRTKNHPVTLTADEPIVQLGAIVLRSESRTLGEVTVTAQKALIEEKGDKLIYNAEKDISNAGGSAADVLRKVPSLSLDLDGNIQMRGNSNIRVLINGKPSAMMARNLADALKQMPADNIKSIEVITSPGAKYDAEGAAGVINIITKKALQGFNGSVMASVGTFNRSTNTKLALKTKKLGVSLSANGYQFRNIREAHTLRTTLLNGQPLNYLYQDSNADNTGTGGYGEFSLDYDPDSTSRINFSANAWGGSYPNNSSVINRLTDPAGTTLQYFRNDIRFRNPYGNSQFDLGYTKTFRKPAGVTSEKEFTLLTQFSRMPDNYFYDTDRYTINEVEQLSYRQRSTNYSRNKEYTLQADYTHPFLVRMRRDTAQMKLEVGVKAIRRDIGSEYRVEQSLDGQQPFVADPSQSNDFDYNQQIYAGYTALRVETRQKWNLNLGARFERTEISGNFLTTQTALATQYQNLIPSVTISKGIKSHTLKASYTQRIQRPQLWFLNPWVNASDPRNLQTGNPYLNPELNHAVELGHSVSTKSGLSINSAFYWRMTNNAIEFIRTVDEAGVSLSKPENIAQRSAYGLNVNLSGQANKNWTLNGGTDLRYVDLNSPGLNQRNSGLVGNFNVSSTYKLPHNYTLQANGNANTGWISLQGRSTSFYWYGFALKRDLMAKKASLTLGVNNPFNRGVSQTNSQSAPTFTSDTRFFFLTRSVRLAFEWRFGQMSAGGKQSRKVQNDDAGGR
- a CDS encoding RES family NAD+ phosphorylase translates to MPTLYRIIRDKYRHEPLSVTGSRLFGGRWNPKGVGVLYATSTPELGLVETLAHAPAIRYEELPTYWVFSLAVPDDIRYYHRNELPDYWQDDTYERTQTWLKDWLNNPDSLGVAVPSVLVPLSYNVILHPAHALFEQIQVVGQEIQPIDRRLWRPVD